One genomic segment of Bradyrhizobium diazoefficiens includes these proteins:
- a CDS encoding rhomboid family intramembrane serine protease, whose protein sequence is MDSPPHSPQDSQPVVAEEAPREPILTLPLALTAYILLLALIHLRVLLPPELENWTIDVFGFIPKRYDSSLLNLQIPGGAGAKVCTFVTYSLLHANLTHLGFNVLWLLPFGSALARRFGAVRFFLFLAVTAAAGALAHLVTHEHAVAPMIGASASVSGAMAAAIRFAFVRGSFLSFSRSDADTAAKVPALPLSRALRDGRVVGFLAVWFGVNIIFGVGAIGIDSETTSVAWQAHIGGFFAGLLLFALFDPVPRVRSDDAADASSRDVSDRI, encoded by the coding sequence TTGGATTCCCCGCCACATTCTCCGCAAGACTCTCAGCCGGTCGTCGCTGAGGAAGCTCCGCGCGAGCCGATCCTGACGCTGCCGCTGGCGCTGACCGCCTATATCCTGCTGCTGGCGCTGATCCATCTGCGGGTGCTGCTGCCGCCGGAGCTGGAGAACTGGACCATCGACGTCTTCGGCTTCATCCCGAAGCGCTACGATTCCTCGCTCCTCAATTTGCAGATCCCGGGCGGGGCCGGGGCCAAGGTCTGCACTTTCGTCACCTATTCGCTGCTGCACGCCAATCTGACCCATCTCGGCTTCAACGTGCTGTGGCTGCTGCCGTTCGGCAGCGCGCTGGCGCGGCGCTTTGGCGCTGTCAGGTTCTTCCTGTTTCTGGCGGTGACGGCAGCGGCCGGCGCGCTCGCCCATCTCGTCACCCATGAGCATGCGGTGGCGCCGATGATCGGCGCCTCGGCCTCGGTGTCGGGGGCGATGGCGGCCGCGATCCGCTTCGCCTTCGTTCGCGGCAGCTTCCTCTCGTTCAGCCGCTCGGATGCCGATACCGCTGCAAAGGTTCCGGCGCTGCCGCTGTCGCGCGCACTGCGCGACGGACGGGTGGTCGGTTTCCTCGCGGTGTGGTTCGGCGTCAACATCATCTTCGGCGTCGGCGCGATCGGGATCGATTCCGAGACCACGAGCGTCGCCTGGCAGGCGCATATCGGCGGCTTCTTCGCCGGCCTGCTCTTGTTCGCGCTGTTCGATCCCGTGCCGCGCGTGCGAAGCGATGATGCTGCGGATGCGTCATCACGGGACGTTTCAGACCGCATTTGA
- a CDS encoding CBS domain-containing protein: MTVRSILNAKGHQIMSVEPDAKLAAAVKLLGEKKIGAVLVMNQSRLEGILSERDIVRVLGERGASVLEEPVSEVMTRKVVTCKETDTVAELMEMMTTGKFRHLPVIDNGKVVGLISIGDIVKRRVQEYEAEQEALRDYIKTA; encoded by the coding sequence ATGACGGTACGTTCCATTCTCAACGCCAAGGGCCACCAGATCATGAGCGTCGAGCCCGACGCCAAGCTGGCTGCCGCGGTCAAGCTGCTCGGCGAGAAGAAGATCGGCGCGGTGCTCGTGATGAACCAGAGCCGGCTCGAGGGCATCCTGTCCGAGCGTGACATCGTGCGCGTGCTCGGCGAGCGCGGCGCCAGCGTGCTGGAGGAGCCGGTCTCGGAGGTCATGACCCGCAAGGTCGTGACCTGCAAGGAGACCGACACCGTCGCCGAGCTCATGGAGATGATGACGACGGGCAAGTTCCGCCATCTGCCCGTGATCGACAACGGCAAGGTGGTCGGCCTGATCTCGATCGGCGACATCGTCAAGCGCCGCGTCCAGGAATACGAAGCCGAGCAGGAAGCCTTGCGCGACTACATCAAGACGGCCTGA
- a CDS encoding patatin-like phospholipase family protein, whose protein sequence is MLDILKGRSANGSNGDKVGLGTTRRPIIGLALGGGAARGFAHIGILRTLIANGIVPDVVVGTSIGAVVGGAYAAGQLDTLEEWGRSLQGVRNILGYLDIRLNGSGLIGGEKLATRLEEAIGQTLIEDLPIKFATVATEVRTGHEIWLTRGRVVDAMRASYALPGIFSPVLIGDRWLVDGALVNPVPVSAARALGAEIVIAANLSSDVFTHSTTIYSHGAMPATIAPVAEEPAAKRRFPRFFSPEKTMKREFFGGGGRPGISSVMVDAFNIMQDRITRARLAGDPPDMLIIPRVGQFGWFDFHRAEDLIAHGTRAAERALESIQEAIEVLAPAPAGNAPKADE, encoded by the coding sequence GTGCTTGATATCTTGAAGGGCCGCAGTGCGAACGGCTCGAATGGCGACAAGGTCGGTCTCGGGACCACACGGCGCCCGATCATCGGTCTTGCCCTCGGCGGCGGCGCAGCGCGCGGCTTTGCCCATATCGGAATCCTGAGGACCCTGATCGCCAACGGCATCGTGCCTGATGTCGTGGTCGGCACCTCGATTGGTGCCGTGGTCGGGGGCGCCTATGCGGCGGGCCAGCTCGACACGCTGGAAGAGTGGGGGCGCAGCCTGCAAGGCGTGCGCAACATCCTCGGCTATCTCGACATTCGTCTCAACGGCTCCGGCCTGATCGGCGGCGAGAAGTTGGCGACCCGGCTCGAGGAGGCGATCGGCCAGACCCTGATCGAGGATCTCCCGATCAAGTTCGCCACCGTCGCGACCGAGGTCCGCACCGGCCACGAGATCTGGCTGACGCGGGGCCGCGTGGTCGATGCGATGCGCGCCTCCTATGCGCTGCCCGGCATCTTTTCGCCCGTGCTGATCGGCGACCGCTGGCTGGTGGACGGCGCGCTGGTCAATCCGGTGCCGGTCTCGGCCGCTCGCGCGCTCGGCGCCGAAATCGTCATCGCCGCAAACCTTTCCAGCGATGTCTTCACCCATTCCACCACGATCTATTCGCACGGCGCGATGCCCGCGACGATCGCACCTGTCGCCGAGGAGCCGGCCGCCAAGCGGCGCTTTCCGCGTTTCTTCTCGCCCGAGAAGACCATGAAGCGCGAGTTCTTCGGCGGCGGTGGACGTCCCGGCATCTCCTCGGTGATGGTCGACGCCTTCAACATCATGCAGGACCGCATCACCCGCGCGCGCCTCGCCGGCGATCCCCCGGATATGCTGATCATACCCCGGGTCGGCCAGTTCGGTTGGTTCGACTTCCATCGCGCCGAGGACCTGATCGCACACGGCACCCGCGCCGCCGAACGCGCGCTGGAGTCGATCCAGGAGGCGATCGAAGTGCTCGCGCCGGCCCCCGCGGGCAACGCGCCCAAAGCCGACGAGTGA
- a CDS encoding LysR family transcriptional regulator has product MPRADVNDLLAFFAVARERSFTRAAAQLGVSQSALSHTVRALEERLGLRLLARTTRSVAPTEAGERLLRNVAPRFDEIEAELSALTALRATPSGTLRITTGEHAAQTILWPTLARLMPRYPDVKIELVLDNGLTDIVAERYDAGVRLGEQVAKDMIAVRIGPEMRMAVVGAPAYFAARPKPKRPHDLTEHNCINIRLPTYGGIYAWEFEKRGRAMKVRVDGQLIFNNGLLRMNAVLAGLGLAYLPEDLVKREIANGRLIHVLADWCAPFAGYHLYYPSRRQPTPAFAVLVEALRYRK; this is encoded by the coding sequence ATGCCCCGCGCCGATGTCAACGACCTCCTCGCCTTTTTCGCGGTCGCTCGCGAGCGCAGCTTTACCCGCGCCGCCGCGCAACTCGGCGTATCCCAATCCGCGCTCAGCCATACGGTGCGCGCGCTCGAGGAACGGCTCGGATTGCGGCTTCTCGCCCGCACGACCCGCAGCGTCGCGCCGACGGAGGCCGGCGAGCGGCTGTTGCGCAATGTCGCGCCGCGCTTCGACGAGATCGAGGCGGAGCTGTCGGCGCTGACCGCGCTGCGCGCCACACCGTCCGGCACCCTCCGCATCACCACCGGTGAGCACGCAGCGCAGACAATCCTCTGGCCTACGCTCGCAAGGCTGATGCCGCGTTATCCCGACGTCAAGATCGAGCTCGTCCTCGACAACGGACTGACCGACATCGTCGCCGAGCGCTACGACGCCGGCGTGCGTCTCGGTGAGCAGGTTGCCAAGGACATGATCGCGGTGCGGATCGGGCCGGAGATGCGCATGGCCGTCGTCGGCGCGCCTGCTTACTTCGCCGCGCGGCCGAAGCCGAAACGGCCGCACGATCTCACCGAACACAATTGCATCAACATCCGCCTGCCGACCTATGGCGGGATCTATGCCTGGGAGTTCGAGAAGCGCGGCCGGGCGATGAAGGTGCGCGTCGACGGTCAGCTCATCTTCAACAACGGCCTGTTGCGAATGAATGCGGTGCTGGCCGGCCTTGGCCTCGCCTACCTGCCGGAAGATTTGGTCAAGCGGGAGATCGCCAACGGACGGCTAATTCACGTGCTCGCCGACTGGTGCGCACCGTTCGCGGGCTATCACCTGTATTACCCGAGCCGTCGGCAGCCGACGCCGGCCTTTGCCGTGCTGGTGGAGGCGCTGCGGTATCGGAAGTGA
- a CDS encoding aldo/keto reductase, with product MQTRQLGKSGLEVSALGLGCMGLSYGYGPATATSQAIALIRTAFERGVTLFDTAEAYGPFVNEELLGEALAPFRNKVVIATKFGFKGGKVEAGLDSTPANVKAVAEAALKRLKTDRIDLFYQHRVDPEVPVEDTAGAVKELIRDGKVLHFGMSEASAQSIRRAHAVQPVAALQSEYSLWWREPEQEILPTLEELGIGFVPFSPLGKGFLTGAINESTTFDSGDFRNIVPRFSSSARKANQTLIGLLGEIAAAKKVTPAQIALAWLLAQRPWIVPIPGTTKLHRLEENLGAAAVTLSQADLTAIAEVLAKVEVQGDRYPAHLQARVGR from the coding sequence ATGCAAACACGTCAACTGGGCAAGAGTGGCCTCGAGGTCTCGGCACTCGGCCTCGGCTGCATGGGATTGAGCTACGGCTACGGCCCCGCGACCGCGACATCGCAGGCGATCGCGCTGATCAGAACCGCCTTCGAGCGCGGCGTGACTCTCTTCGACACTGCCGAGGCCTATGGGCCATTCGTCAACGAGGAGCTTCTCGGCGAAGCACTGGCGCCATTTCGGAACAAGGTGGTGATTGCTACCAAATTCGGCTTCAAGGGCGGCAAGGTCGAAGCGGGGCTCGACAGCACCCCCGCCAACGTCAAGGCGGTGGCGGAGGCCGCACTGAAACGGCTGAAGACGGACCGCATCGATTTGTTCTACCAGCACCGGGTCGATCCCGAAGTGCCGGTCGAGGACACTGCCGGCGCGGTGAAGGAGTTGATCCGCGACGGCAAGGTCCTGCATTTCGGCATGTCGGAGGCGAGCGCGCAGAGTATCCGTCGAGCGCATGCGGTACAGCCGGTTGCCGCATTGCAAAGTGAATATTCGCTGTGGTGGCGCGAGCCGGAGCAGGAAATTTTGCCGACGCTCGAGGAACTCGGCATCGGCTTCGTTCCCTTCAGTCCGCTCGGCAAGGGGTTTTTGACCGGCGCGATCAACGAGAGCACGACGTTCGACAGCGGCGATTTCCGCAATATCGTCCCGCGCTTCTCATCCAGCGCACGAAAGGCCAATCAGACGCTGATCGGTCTGCTCGGCGAGATCGCGGCCGCGAAGAAGGTGACGCCGGCGCAGATCGCGCTGGCCTGGTTGCTCGCGCAAAGGCCGTGGATCGTGCCGATTCCCGGCACCACCAAGCTGCACCGGCTCGAAGAGAATCTCGGCGCAGCTGCGGTGACGCTGTCGCAAGCGGACCTCACGGCCATTGCAGAGGTGCTGGCCAAGGTCGAGGTGCAGGGCGACCGGTATCCCGCGCATCTCCAGGCGCGAGTCGGACGTTAG
- a CDS encoding putative bifunctional diguanylate cyclase/phosphodiesterase, whose product MSAAKKASGKPATEMFDDIPVLQRKWRAALKPGDRLPRYEDVMLGSLGRLADHIALLKNDGALELSRSGRYVQKWLGEERWDIPVAELPPDCATALSEAVASAVQNGRPHHASAHCVRDGMVRTYDVLALPTSSRWGATLVGAYVNERGAQYNLLDAIFSSTDDAVVSLATLRDAEGKPFDLQVVHHNKSAAALLNAAKGSLLWRRIGEGSTLLASSEVMEFLLKAVAGGRGEQLEIESDGRYLRLSATAFADVVSLTISDVTALKRRDASFRLLFDNNPMPMWVFDAESKQFLSVNDAAVQHYGYSRATFLRMKLHEIWPQDEWDSHAEALERVGDTYHSSRNWRHLRADGSEIEVLTFGRRVAFDDRDGYLVAVVDITERRKAEARIAHMAHHDGLTDLPNREYFQERLKQALDQASGKRVGVLYIDLDLFKNINDSFGHPSGDRLLKEVAERLTTAVRGANLAARLGGDEFAVILAADVSPNEASACATLLIDMLRAPYEIDGQEMVIGASIGIALSPGDGTTSEELMRNADMALYRAKSEGGGVHHFFEREMDLQAQKRRNMELDLRRAFANGEFELHYQPLVSIASDRISGFESLLRWRHPDKGMISPAEFIPVAEDIGLISQLGEWVLREACAEAVKWPSDIKVAVNLSPAQFRSRNLVQVVISALAQSGLSPKRLELEITESIFLAETDANLAILHQLRELGVSISMDDFGTGYSSLSYLRSFPFDKIKIDRSFVKDLAQRPDCVAIVRAISGLGRSLNITTTAEGVETEDQLDWLRAEGCNEVQGFLFSAARPAAEIAKLLADFGQRASRAA is encoded by the coding sequence ATGAGTGCCGCGAAGAAAGCGTCGGGAAAACCGGCCACCGAAATGTTTGACGACATCCCGGTTCTTCAACGCAAATGGCGTGCCGCGTTGAAACCGGGAGACCGGCTGCCGCGCTATGAGGACGTGATGCTCGGCAGCCTCGGACGGCTTGCCGACCATATCGCGCTATTGAAGAACGACGGTGCGCTCGAGCTGTCGCGCAGCGGACGCTATGTGCAGAAATGGCTCGGCGAGGAGCGCTGGGACATTCCGGTCGCCGAGCTCCCGCCCGATTGCGCCACGGCGCTGTCGGAAGCGGTGGCGAGCGCGGTCCAGAATGGCCGGCCGCACCACGCGAGCGCGCATTGCGTGCGCGACGGCATGGTCCGGACCTACGACGTGCTGGCGCTGCCGACGTCCTCGCGCTGGGGCGCGACGCTGGTCGGCGCCTATGTCAACGAGCGCGGCGCCCAATACAATCTGCTCGATGCGATCTTCTCCTCGACCGACGACGCGGTGGTCTCGCTGGCGACGTTGCGCGATGCCGAGGGCAAGCCGTTCGATCTCCAGGTCGTGCATCACAACAAGAGCGCGGCGGCGCTGCTGAACGCCGCGAAGGGAAGCCTGTTGTGGCGCCGGATCGGCGAGGGCAGCACGCTGCTGGCCTCGTCCGAGGTCATGGAATTCCTGCTCAAGGCCGTCGCGGGCGGCCGCGGCGAGCAGCTCGAGATCGAGAGCGATGGCCGGTATCTGCGCCTGAGCGCCACCGCCTTCGCCGACGTGGTCTCGCTGACGATTTCCGACGTCACCGCCCTGAAGCGCCGCGACGCGTCGTTCCGCCTGCTATTCGACAACAACCCGATGCCGATGTGGGTGTTCGACGCCGAGAGCAAGCAGTTCCTCAGCGTCAACGACGCCGCGGTCCAGCATTACGGCTACAGCCGCGCCACCTTCCTGCGCATGAAGCTGCACGAGATCTGGCCGCAGGACGAGTGGGACAGTCACGCCGAGGCGCTCGAACGCGTCGGCGACACCTATCATTCCTCACGCAACTGGCGGCATCTTCGCGCCGACGGCAGCGAGATCGAGGTGCTCACCTTCGGCCGCCGCGTCGCCTTCGACGACCGCGACGGCTACCTGGTCGCGGTGGTCGACATCACCGAGCGGCGCAAGGCCGAGGCGCGGATCGCCCACATGGCGCACCATGACGGGCTCACCGACCTGCCCAACCGCGAATATTTCCAGGAACGGTTGAAGCAGGCGCTCGACCAGGCCTCGGGAAAACGCGTCGGCGTGCTCTATATCGATCTCGACCTGTTCAAGAACATCAACGATTCCTTCGGACATCCGTCGGGCGACCGCCTGCTCAAGGAGGTTGCCGAACGTCTCACCACGGCCGTCCGCGGCGCCAATCTCGCGGCACGGCTCGGCGGCGACGAATTCGCAGTGATCCTGGCGGCCGACGTTTCGCCGAACGAGGCCAGCGCCTGCGCGACCTTGCTGATCGACATGCTGCGCGCGCCCTATGAGATCGATGGCCAGGAGATGGTGATCGGTGCCAGCATCGGCATCGCGCTGTCGCCGGGCGACGGCACGACGTCGGAAGAATTGATGCGCAATGCCGACATGGCGCTGTATCGCGCCAAGTCGGAGGGCGGCGGCGTACACCATTTCTTCGAGCGCGAGATGGACCTCCAGGCGCAGAAGCGCCGCAACATGGAGCTCGATCTGCGCCGAGCCTTTGCCAATGGCGAATTCGAGCTGCACTACCAGCCGCTGGTGTCGATCGCCTCCGACCGCATCTCCGGGTTCGAGTCGCTGCTGCGCTGGCGTCATCCCGACAAGGGCATGATCTCGCCGGCGGAGTTCATCCCGGTCGCGGAAGACATCGGCCTGATCTCGCAATTGGGGGAATGGGTGCTGCGCGAAGCCTGTGCGGAGGCGGTGAAATGGCCTTCCGACATCAAGGTCGCGGTGAACCTGTCGCCGGCGCAATTCCGCAGCCGCAACCTGGTTCAGGTCGTGATCTCGGCGCTGGCACAATCCGGCCTGTCGCCGAAGCGGCTCGAGCTCGAGATCACCGAGTCGATCTTCCTCGCCGAGACCGATGCCAATCTCGCGATCCTGCACCAGTTGCGCGAGCTCGGCGTCAGCATCTCCATGGATGATTTCGGCACCGGCTATTCCAGCCTCAGCTATCTCCGCAGCTTCCCCTTCGACAAGATCAAGATCGACCGATCGTTCGTGAAGGATCTCGCACAGCGGCCCGATTGCGTCGCGATCGTGCGCGCGATCTCCGGGCTCGGCCGCAGCCTCAACATCACCACGACCGCGGAAGGCGTCGAGACCGAGGACCAGCTCGACTGGCTCCGCGCCGAAGGCTGCAACGAGGTGCAGGGCTTTCTGTTCAGCGCGGCGCGGCCTGCCGCGGAGATCGCAAAACTGCTCGCCGATTTCGGCCAGCGCGCCTCACGGGCGGCGTAG